The stretch of DNA ATGTTCTCCATCAGCCTGCAGTACTGCTTCATCTTCCTGGCTAGTCGTGTGAATTCTGTCGCTGTCTGTTGAAGTCTTCCTCTGGTACTGGATTTGTGCTTGTATAAATGCGTTTGGATTTGGTGCATGGTCTCTACGGCTTGGAAGGAGCAGCGGTCTCCTTGGACTTGGTGCAGCACAGCTGGCTTATGGCTGGCTGTAGTAGGATGGACATTATGAGCTGGTTTGAGAGTGACTTCTGAAAGGTCTGGGGTGTGttggtggaggagctggggtggACCCAAAATCACCCTCCCAGTGATGTTCTGGGGTTCCTGCAGAAGTAAAAGATGTGCATGTAGTAGTGAGGTGGCTCGCGGAATTGAGGGCTGCCTCTGAATTCATGGCTGAAGTGAGGTGCCAGGATGGGCTAGGGAAAGGAGATCAAAACCTAGCACTTCACATCTCTAGGAAGAGCTAGAGAGACAAGTGGGGTTGTACCAGTCTCTCCTGGAGCTGTGAGGTGTGTTACTCCCTGCTTTAGTGCTTTGGACAGTGTATGATCTTCTTAGTCATCAGGGTCCAGACAAAGACTGGGGCTGCTGCCCATACCCTATTCAATCCAAACTGTTCTAGAGTCTGAATTTTTGGGAAGGTCTAAATCCtctggggaaagaaggaaaggactGGGTGCGTCTCATCCGTGACAAAAATCCCCTGATATAGGGAAGTGTGAGTGCCTGTGAGGCCACCTTTGGTGTGAGATGCACTGCCTCCATTGCACAGAGCTTCTGAACTGTCCTCTGTATTCCCACTTCAGTACTAAACGTTTCCTTTCAGTAGGTCTCATTGACCTTTCTCCTAGGTACGGACTCTGTTTGTCAGTGGCCTTCCTGTGGACATCAAACCCAGAGAGCTCTACTTACTCTTCCGACCATTCAAGGTAAGAAAGTCTTCAGATTTGGGCTTTGGAGGGAAAGATGCTATCTTACGGTCAGCCTTGCAGAAAAGACCTTTGCCAGAAGGAAGCAAGAATAAAGTGGGAAGTGAGGCCTTTTGTGAAAGCTTTGGGAACCTGTTAGGAAATGGGACTGGTATCCTGTGGGTTGTGCTCAGCTTGGCAGCCTCCCTTAGAGCCTGTTGTTGGAATCATGCTGTCTCCAAGCCCGATGCTGACTGTTTGGTCAGCACTGCTGCATGACTGCACCAGCCCTTCCTCTACCATTTGTCCTGACCCAGTTACTATCCAACCTTCACTAGATATCTCCCCTCCCCAGACCTTGGGGTCTGGCATAGCATTTCTCCTCCCATGGGAGAGCTCCCCAGTGCTGGAGGGGTGCTGGTggctctgtgcagctgctggaagTGGCCAGCCGAGGTTCTGGAAGGTCTGGTCCTAATGTCCTGGAAGTCCTTCTGCAGTCTGCGGGGTCATGGGTGGTTGGCTTTGAGTGTTTGGTGTAGGTGAGCTGGCTGTGCCTGGTCTGGGACCTGTGCTGTACTGCTTCAGTGATGCTGCGTACAAGtcaacctgctgctgcttgcagctcaTTTCTGTGCAGGACCTGGGAAGCCAGGGCATGGGTGGAGAAACTTGCATCAAAATGAGCCTCTTCCCCAGGAGTCCTTGTTTGCACTCCTCTAGCACAGGGTGCTCTGTGCTTCCTGTGTGCTACCCAGGCAAgggtttaatattttaatagtttgaTAAGGAGCTGGAAAAGAGGGCTTCTTCCTGAGTGGGCTAGAATAATGGGTTAGTTGAGAtacctgctctgctttgtgactgatctgtcttctcttctcctttggtGGGAAAGAGAAGGATGCTTCCCTGGGAGATGGGTTAATGTATCTGCCTCTGCTGCAGACCTTGCCTTGTGGAGGGTTTGGTGCTGCAGGAACTCTTGGAGCTGTTGCATCACATCTTGGGTGTAGCTTGGCTCCTTCAGGAACCTGACACCGACTcgctttcttcctttctctaggGTTATGAAGGGTCACTGATCAAGCTAACATCAAAACAGGTACCTCCTTTTTCCAGTGCTGGGGTATTTTTGGCTTCTGCTAGATGTGCTGGGAGGAAAGGGGTGCAGATGCCACTTCACTGTTTAAAGCATTGTCTGTGTTCAGCACCACGTATGCAGCTGGGTTCTGCTCACTGCCTCCTATCCTGGTGGCCCCAGGCTCTCGGCATGTGCTGAGCATTTCTGTATTGCCCATGGCTGGCCATGTTGGTaggggctgcaggagaaatGGTGCTTCAGCCTCACACCAGAAAACCTTCCCTAGACCCATCCTAaccaaggcagcagcagttctgtttGTGGGCAAGGGGGGACCTTTGCTGGGGGCTGCTAGGGTGAAAAGTGTCCACTTGTGTAGGAATACCGAAGCACTTTGCGGTGGGAGCAGACAGAGCAGGGGTCATTGACTCATGCCCCTTCAAGCTCTGCCTGAAAGCCCTGTACAGCTTCACGTGGTTTCGtctgctttctgaaagctgtcTAGGTGAGAGAGGGTGGCAGGGTGGTCTGAGGAGTGGGAAGAGGTTTCTGAACTGAACTCAGCATTGTTTCTTCTAGCCAGTTGGTTTTGTGACCTTTGACAGCCGGGCTGGTGCTGAAGCAGCGAAGAACGCCTTAAATGTGAGTactgggagggctgggggctgtaCACCCTGCAGTCACCAGACCTGGAGCTGTGCAGGGGTGATGCGTGGCTTTTCCATAGCACAGGAAGGGTCAGGGAGTCTCAGCTGTGCCCACAAATATGAAAGATAAATGGTGCTGCAgcggcaggcaggcaggagagctAGTCATGTTTAGGGCCAATGTCAGCTGTGCTTGGCTTGGGGTACCTGATACAGGGTCCTCCGGGAGGCCAAGCCTCAGCAGACAGGTACAGCAACACCCAGTGCTCTGTCGTGGCATGTGGTGCTCAGCCTGTGTTCCGCAGCGGTTTTGCGGGGCTCTAGGTTGCGCTCACCAGCCTAGCTGGGCGGTGAAGCAGGCTCACTGCAAAGCTCTGTCAAATGGCCGTAAAGCTTGCTTGGTGCTGGCGGCCTTGTTTAAAGCCTCACTTACCAAATGTCCTGATGGAAAGCGTGTTAGTTCAGCAGAGCAGGTCCTTGTTCTGCACTCTGGACTGCCAGGACCTCTGCAGCCAGAAGGTACCTGCTCCAGAAATATGAGGCAGAGGAGAACAGCCTTCCCAGGCTGATATTTCCATGGCAGAAGATGAGGCATCTTTCCTGACCAGCACTAAAtcactgctctgctggctggcaAACTGCACTTAAAGAGCCAAGCTGTGTCCCTCATCTTGGAAGTAGTGGCCTTGGGCCAGCTCAACATGGAACTGCAAACATGAGGTGACAAGAACTGGGTGTGTGACTGCAGGGTGATGGCCCTAATCCCCTGATTAGGCTCTGCTCTGTGAGCAGCTGTGTCCTGTGCTTGGATGGAAAACCTTTCTTCTGAGGGATTCCTGTGCTTTCTTCTGTGACAGGGCATCCGCTTTGACCCAGAGAACCCTCAGACCTTGCGGTTAGAGTTTGCTAAAGCCAACACAAAGATGGCCAAGAGCAAGCTGATGGCCACACCAAACCCCACCAATATCCACCCTGCCCTGGGCGCACACTTCATTGCACGGGACCCCTGTGAGtatgctgggggggggcagcttGAGGCAGTGTCTGGCCCAGCCTGGGAGATGCCTGGCACTGGGGATGCTGGTGTCAGAGCTTGGTGTAGCAAGGGAACCATAGCCACTTATGCTCTGGCTGAAATCTGTCAGCATGTTGGGGTTGCAAGAAAACATCAGGCATCTGCCAAGGCTTCTGGCCAACACTAGAAGCATCAGGACAGCAGAGTTGGTTCTGACAGCTGAAGAGGTACCACTCAAGTGCTTTAAGCTAGGTGCAAAGCATAAATGGCTGGTCGTGTGCCATGTACCCTCAGCACATCCTGGTGGGGcaagcagccctgctgaggctTGGTGGTGGCCCAGGCATGAAGCCTAGTGCCTCTGTGGGGTGTGGAGTAGGGATGGGACATGCTCCTGGCCTCTCCTTGCAAGGCTGGGAGGCCAGGGGAGCAGGATGCAGGGGACTACCTGCGTTATATATTTTAAGCCTCACTGGGACAGCAGTGCATAGTTTAGTTTGGGGTGAAAAATCCAGAGCCCATCCCTGAAGCAGGCTGTTGGCTCTGGCCACTGAGAAGCTGTCACCTTGTCTCCCCCTGTCCAGATGACCTGACTGGAGCAGCTCTTATTCCAGCATCCCCAGAAGCATGGGCTCCCTACCCCCTGTACACCACGGAGCTAACCCCAGCCATCCCCCATGCTGCCTTCACGTACCCGGCGGCCGCTGCTGCGGCCGCTGCTCTTCACGCTCAGGTGAGTTGCTCGCCAAGAACCGCGCTCTCCTCTCCCGCCTTCCCCTGGTTCTTGCTCTCTTGGGTTCTGCTTGGCCGGCTCGACCCTGGCCTCTGCACCTTGACTCCTGGGCAAAGCCTCTTCCCAGCTGCCATGTGCAGGGGCCCCCAGCCCTGAACAAAGCACGGGGCAGATGTTGAAGCCATAGCCTGTTGAATAAATAGGTG from Oxyura jamaicensis isolate SHBP4307 breed ruddy duck chromosome 10, BPBGC_Ojam_1.0, whole genome shotgun sequence encodes:
- the RBPMS2 gene encoding RNA-binding protein with multiple splicing 2, whose amino-acid sequence is MAPAAGERSAGEIPCHLMVAHGLGGTNVEVRTLFVSGLPVDIKPRELYLLFRPFKGYEGSLIKLTSKQPVGFVTFDSRAGAEAAKNALNGIRFDPENPQTLRLEFAKANTKMAKSKLMATPNPTNIHPALGAHFIARDPYDLTGAALIPASPEAWAPYPLYTTELTPAIPHAAFTYPAAAAAAAALHAQMRWYPPSEATQQGWKSRQFC